The following coding sequences lie in one Glycine soja cultivar W05 chromosome 16, ASM419377v2, whole genome shotgun sequence genomic window:
- the LOC114389868 gene encoding uncharacterized protein LOC114389868 gives MSFGLKNAGATYQRAMVALFYDMMHKEIEVYVDDMIAKSKNEEQHLVNLWKLFKRLCKYQLRLNPAKCTFGVKLGKLLDFIVSQKRIEVDPDKAKAILKMPEPRTEKQLLRKNQSVQWDDDCQVAFGRIKPCLMNPLVLVPPVLERPLILYMTVLDESMGSHHLRQYMLNYTTWLVSKMDPVKYIFEKPALTGRIARWQVLLLEFDIVYVPQKEIKENALTDYLAQQPINDYQPMHPKFPDEDIITLFKEEVEDEDRDKWIVWFDGASNALGHGVGAVLVTPDDQCIPFMARLGFDCTNNMAEYEACALGIQATIDFKVKLLKVYGDSALVIYQLRGEWETRDHKLIPYQAYIKKLTKFFDDISFHHIPREENQMVDALAILASMFQLTPHEDLSYIKFRCPDKEYPREASNNDKRTLRRLAASFFLSGNILYKRNHDMVFLRCVDAKEAKQMLVEVHEGSFGTHANGHAMAQKILRVGYYWLTMENDCCIHVRKCHKCQAFIDNVNALPIPLNVLAAPWPFSMWGIDVIGAIEPKVSNGHRFISVAIDYFTKWVEVASYASVTRSVVVYGMEDVLPFEVEIPALRILAESGLEESE, from the exons atgtcctttgggcttaAGAACGCTGGGGCAACTTACCAGCGGGCTATGGTAGCCTTATTCTATGACATGATGCACAAAGAAATTGAGGTATATGTGGATGATATGATTGCCAAGTCAAAGAACGAGGAgcaacaccttgtcaacttatGGAAGTTGTTCAAGAGGTTGTGTAAGTACCAATTAAGGTTGAATCCTGCCAAGTGCACTTTTGGGGTCAAGTTGGGAAAGTTGCTTGATTTTATCGTAAGCCAGAAaaggatagaggtagacccggACAAAGCGAAAGCCATCCTCAAAATGCCCGAGCCACGTACTGAGAagcag CTATTGCGTAAGAACCAGTCTGTCCAATGGGACGACGACTGCCAAGTGGCGTTCGGAAGGATTAAGCCATGCCTCATGAACCCTCTTGTGCTTGTGCCACCAGTGCTCGAAAGACCCCTTATCCTATATATGACTGTGTTGGATGAGTCGATGGGGT CCCACCATCTAAGGCAATACATGCTGAACTACACCACTTGGTTGGTGTCCAAAATGGACccagtcaagtacatctttgaaaaacccgctctcacgggacgaatcgctcgGTGGCAGGTACTGCTGTTAGAATTTGACATTGTTTATGTCCCTCAAAAGGAAATAAAGGAGAATGCCTTGACAGATTACCTGGCTCAACAACCcattaacgactaccagcctaTGCATCCAAAGTTcccagatgaggacatcatAACCTTGTTCAAGGAGGAGGTAGAGGATGAAGATAGGGACAAATGGATTGTGTGGTTTGACGGTGCGTCTAACGCACTAGGCCATGGAGTTGGGGCGGTTTTGGTTACCCCTGACGATCAATGTATACCCTTCATGGCTAGGTTGGGTTTTGACTGCACGAACAACATGGCTGAGTATGAGGCGTGCGCCCTTGGGATCCAAGCGACAATTGACTTCAAGGTCAAGTTGCTCAAGGTATATGGGGACTCAGCCTTGGTAATCTaccagttgagaggagaatgggagacCAGGGATCataagttgataccctaccagGCCTACATCAAGAAACTAACAAAATTCTTTGATGACATATCCTTTCATCACATTCCTAGGGAGGAGAATCAGATGGTCGATGCCCTTGCCATTctagcgtccatgttccagctgacCCCGCACGAGGATTTGTCGTACATCAAATTCAGATGTCCCG ACAAGGAATACCCACGGGAGGCCTCTAACAACGACAAGAGAACGCTGCGAAGGTTGGCAGCCAGCTTTTTCCTAAGTGGAAATATCCTGTACAAGAGGAACCATGATATGGTTTTCcttcgatgtgtggatgccaaggaggctaAGCAGATGCTAGTGGAAGTGCATGAGGGATCCTTTGGAACACATGCCAATGGACATGCCATGGCCCAGAAGATTTTGAGAGTAgggtattactggctcactatggaaaacGATTGTTgcatccatgtgaggaagtgccacaagtGCCAGGCCTTCAtcgataatgtcaatgctctgCCCATACCTTTGAACGTCTTGGCAGCGCCTTGGCCATTCTCTATGTGGGGTATAGATGTGATTGGAGCTATTGAGCCCAAAGTTTCGAATGGACATCGCTTTATTTCGGTTGCcattgactacttcaccaaatgggtcgaagtgGCTTCGTATGCCAGTGTGACTAGGAGTGTGGTG GTGTATGGGATGGAGGATGTGCTTCCGTTTGAAGTAGAGATTCCCGCTTTGAGAATTCTAGCCGAATCAGGGTTGGAGGAATCAGAATAG
- the LOC114389869 gene encoding uncharacterized protein LOC114389869 — protein MARVSKVVKISAQELDRVKQNRNGVIGIPRKHMEEKAEALASQEEWASFIDILALLVFGTVLFPNMDGLVDLVAIDAFLAYHHNKESPIIAMLVDTYDTLDLRCEKSSAKIIYCTPALYMWLVSHIFHHEGGPICPVQGHRMCAEKGKANWEELLAGYPMRGEPSEKSIAPFITRGSSDPNAKMLQRVRKAWKAVQRKDKELRGSSSGVIGGYHKWLKARTQGIT, from the exons ATGGCAAGAGTATCAAAAGTGGttaaaatctcagcacaagaatTGGACCGAGTAAAGCAAAATAGAAATGGGGTGATAGGGATACCAAGGAAGCATATGGAGGAGAAGGCAGAAGCTCTGGCAAGCCAAGAAGAGTGGGCATCATTCATTGACATCTTAGCTCTATTGGTGTTTGGGACTGTGCTCTTTCCAAATATGGATGGATTAGTGGATCTAGTAGCGATCGATGCTTTTCTTGCTTATCATCACAATAAGGAAAGCCCGATCATTGCTATGTTGGTTGACACATATGATACACTCGACTTgagatgtgagaagagcagtgCGAAGATCATCTATTGCACGCCCGCTCTTTATATGTGGTTAGTCTCCCATATTTTTCATCATGAAGGTGGACCTATTTGTCCTGTACAAGGTCATCGCATGTGTGCCGAGAAAGGGAAAGCAAATTGGGAAGAACTCTTGGCAG gttaccctatgagaggggagCCATCGGAAAAGAGTATTGCGCCTTTCATCACACGAGGTTCcagtgaccccaatgcaaaAATGCTTCAAAGAGTCCGAAAAGCATGGAAGGCGGTGCAAAGAAAGGATAAGGAGCTTAGAGGAAGCAGCAGCGGTGTCATTGGCGGATATCATAAATGGTTGAAGGCTCGGACGCAAGGGATAACTTGA